The proteins below come from a single Rickettsia typhi str. Wilmington genomic window:
- a CDS encoding cytochrome b, with product MNKEMTHKKSNGIIEWIDYRLPIFSFFKHFSYYQTPKNLNYLWTLGSIAGIALVIQIITGVILAMHYTPHVDHAFESVERIMRNVNYGWLLRYTHTVGASMFFATIYLHIARGLYYGSYKTPRELLWHIGIIIFLIMMATAFMGYVLPWGQMSYWSATVITNLFSAIPLIGEPIVIWLCGGFSVDNPTLNRFFSLHYLFPFIIVALVILHLLALHQHGSNNPKGIDVKSTKDTIPFHPYYTVKDFVGFGVYFIIFAYFIFYEPNYLGHPDNYIPANPLVTPAHIVPEWYFRPFYAILRAVPSKLAGVFLMFGSIFVLFLLPWLDTSKIRSGNYRPIYRIAFWIFMADCLFLGYLGSKPPAEPYIIISRFSACYYFCHFLVVLPLIGKYEKPLPLPNEL from the coding sequence ATGAATAAAGAGATGACCCATAAAAAGTCTAATGGTATTATTGAGTGGATAGATTATCGCTTGCCTATTTTCTCTTTCTTTAAACATTTTAGTTATTATCAAACTCCAAAAAATCTTAATTATTTATGGACTTTAGGTTCTATTGCCGGTATTGCATTAGTGATCCAGATCATCACTGGTGTAATACTTGCTATGCACTATACACCACATGTTGATCATGCTTTTGAGAGTGTTGAGCGAATTATGCGTAATGTAAATTACGGTTGGTTGCTGCGTTATACTCATACTGTAGGTGCATCAATGTTTTTTGCTACCATATACTTACACATTGCACGTGGATTATATTACGGTTCTTATAAAACCCCTAGAGAACTGCTTTGGCATATCGGAATTATAATTTTTTTAATCATGATGGCTACTGCTTTTATGGGATATGTATTGCCATGGGGGCAAATGAGCTATTGGAGTGCAACGGTAATTACTAATTTATTTTCAGCTATTCCGCTAATAGGTGAGCCAATAGTTATATGGTTGTGTGGCGGTTTTTCTGTTGATAATCCGACATTAAATAGATTCTTTTCATTGCATTATTTATTTCCGTTTATTATTGTTGCTTTAGTTATCCTGCATTTATTAGCATTACATCAGCATGGTTCAAATAATCCAAAAGGAATAGATGTGAAAAGCACTAAAGATACTATTCCATTTCATCCTTATTATACCGTAAAGGATTTTGTTGGTTTTGGAGTTTATTTCATAATATTCGCTTATTTTATTTTTTACGAACCTAATTATTTAGGGCATCCAGATAATTATATTCCAGCAAATCCGTTAGTTACTCCTGCGCATATCGTACCTGAATGGTATTTTCGACCGTTTTATGCAATTCTTAGAGCTGTACCATCTAAACTTGCTGGAGTATTCTTAATGTTTGGAAGTATTTTTGTATTATTTTTATTACCTTGGCTTGATACTTCAAAGATTAGAAGTGGTAATTATAGACCAATATACCGAATTGCTTTTTGGATATTTATGGCAGATTGTTTGTTTCTTGGTTATTTAGGCAGTAAACCACCAGCCGAGCCTTATATTATAATTAGCCGTTTTTCTGCTTGTTACTACTTCTGTCATTTCTTAGTAGTTCTACCGCTAATAGGTAAATATGAAAAACCTTTGCCTTTACCAAATGAATTATAA
- a CDS encoding cytochrome c1 yields the protein MNTKLLIFIILFVTSSLSIANTEALHLKKMKWSFDGIFGTVNREAAQRGFQVYKEVCSVCHSLNNLYYRNLKDIGFSDDEIKEIAKGYTVKDGPNDDGEMFERPALPYDRFVQPYPNEQAARKANNGANPPDLSLIIKARYDGANYIYSLLTSYTDPPAYFKMMHGAHYNPYFPGAQIVMPPPLTDGQVTYMDGTNASVEQMSRDVTVFLQWAAEPEMEHRKSIGLKVMMFLIVFTILFYIAKNRIWSNLK from the coding sequence ATGAACACAAAACTACTGATCTTTATTATCCTATTCGTAACTTCTAGCTTGAGTATTGCAAATACAGAGGCATTACATCTCAAAAAGATGAAATGGTCATTTGACGGGATATTTGGAACAGTTAATCGTGAAGCTGCACAAAGAGGTTTCCAGGTTTATAAAGAAGTGTGTAGTGTTTGCCATAGTTTAAATAATCTATATTACCGTAACCTTAAAGATATTGGTTTTTCAGATGATGAAATAAAAGAGATTGCAAAAGGTTATACTGTAAAAGATGGTCCAAATGATGACGGTGAAATGTTTGAGCGTCCAGCTCTTCCATATGATCGTTTTGTCCAACCTTATCCTAATGAGCAAGCTGCAAGGAAAGCTAATAATGGAGCCAATCCTCCTGATTTATCATTAATCATAAAAGCTCGTTATGATGGAGCTAATTATATATATTCGCTCCTTACCAGCTACACTGACCCACCTGCATATTTTAAGATGATGCATGGAGCTCATTATAATCCGTATTTTCCAGGTGCACAAATCGTAATGCCGCCACCGCTTACAGACGGGCAAGTAACTTATATGGATGGTACTAACGCAAGTGTAGAGCAGATGAGCCGAGACGTTACAGTATTCTTGCAATGGGCAGCTGAGCCGGAAATGGAACACCGTAAATCTATAGGTCTTAAAGTAATGATGTTTTTGATAGTATTTACTATATTATTCTATATTGCCAAAAATCGCATTTGGTCTAATTTAAAGTAG
- a CDS encoding Hsp20/alpha crystallin family protein, whose translation MLKYIPAIFAIILSSNIAIASKNYDYINATPLRQVADLIDSHITNIDHLFNNRLMFYESSSIKSKFITKDKQYVIIMEVPGFDKNQIKVKLNGKKLFIAGNIEEKNKANDSDNYMNKNFNYVISLYEDVDQTNISARLKNGILTIILPRIEVKEQDAKEITIN comes from the coding sequence ATGTTAAAATATATTCCAGCTATATTTGCTATTATTTTATCTAGTAATATTGCAATAGCTAGTAAGAATTATGATTACATTAATGCGACGCCGCTGCGTCAGGTAGCAGATTTGATAGATAGTCACATTACAAATATTGATCATTTATTTAATAATAGATTAATGTTTTATGAATCTAGTAGCATAAAAAGTAAATTTATTACCAAAGATAAACAATATGTTATTATTATGGAAGTGCCAGGTTTTGATAAAAACCAAATTAAGGTTAAATTAAATGGCAAGAAATTATTTATTGCCGGGAATATAGAAGAAAAAAATAAAGCCAATGATTCAGATAATTATATGAATAAAAATTTTAATTATGTCATATCATTATATGAAGATGTAGATCAAACAAATATCTCTGCGCGCTTAAAGAATGGTATACTTACTATTATTTTACCTCGTATTGAAGTTAAAGAACAAGATGCAAAAGAGATCACGATTAATTAA
- the prfB gene encoding peptide chain release factor 2 (programmed frameshift): MRAGIENYIKNIEQSLELIWRSLDIESLTIRLTELEELTADPSLWNNNANAQILLREKTNIEEKLNVFNNLKSNFEDILELEAMAEVENDFETLNQIEQDFKKLSIIAAKLETECLFSDESDYNNCFLEINAGAGGTESHDWASIMMRMYLRFAERLGFKTQIINMINGEEVGIKSCTIRIIGKRAYGWFKTEAGVHRLVRISPFNAAGKRMTSFASSWVYPEIDDDIAITIEDKDLRIDTFRASGAGGQHVNTTDSAVRITHIPTNTVTQCQSDRSQHKNKAQAMKMLQAKLYKLEMQKRTDSVDKQNANKTDNSWGHQIRSYVLQPYQIVKDLRTDYETSDTKGVLDGNLENFVSASLAMNASGNKK, from the exons ATGCGAGCCGGAATAGAAAACTATATAAAAAACATTGAGCAATCTTTAGAACTAATTTGGAGGTCACTT GACATTGAATCATTAACTATAAGACTTACAGAATTAGAAGAATTAACAGCAGATCCAAGTTTATGGAATAATAATGCTAATGCACAAATATTACTAAGAGAAAAAACTAATATAGAAGAAAAACTAAATGTTTTTAATAACCTCAAATCAAATTTTGAAGATATTTTAGAACTTGAAGCAATGGCTGAAGTCGAAAATGATTTCGAGACTCTTAATCAAATTGAACAAGACTTTAAAAAATTAAGTATCATTGCCGCTAAACTTGAAACTGAGTGCTTATTTTCAGATGAATCAGACTACAATAACTGCTTTTTAGAAATTAATGCTGGAGCAGGAGGAACTGAAAGTCATGATTGGGCATCGATTATGATGCGTATGTATTTACGTTTTGCTGAACGACTTGGTTTTAAAACACAAATAATAAATATGATTAATGGCGAAGAAGTAGGCATTAAATCATGTACGATTAGAATAATAGGTAAACGAGCTTACGGCTGGTTTAAAACAGAAGCAGGAGTGCATAGGCTAGTGCGCATTTCTCCATTTAATGCAGCAGGCAAAAGGATGACTAGCTTTGCAAGTAGCTGGGTATATCCAGAAATTGATGATGATATAGCAATCACTATTGAAGATAAAGATTTAAGAATCGATACTTTTAGAGCATCAGGTGCAGGCGGACAACACGTTAATACAACAGATTCTGCAGTACGTATCACGCATATACCAACAAATACGGTAACACAATGTCAAAGTGACAGATCACAACATAAGAATAAAGCTCAAGCAATGAAGATGCTTCAAGCAAAACTCTATAAGCTTGAAATGCAGAAACGTACTGACAGTGTTGATAAACAGAATGCTAATAAAACCGATAATAGTTGGGGGCATCAAATTAGATCATATGTTTTGCAACCTTATCAAATTGTAAAAGATCTACGTACTGATTACGAAACTTCCGATACTAAAGGAGTACTTGACGGTAACCTTGAAAATTTTGTCTCCGCAAGCCTTGCTATGAATGCTAGTGGTAATAAAAAATAA
- the lepA gene encoding translation elongation factor 4, translating into MNNQKYIRNFSIIAHIDHGKSTLADRLIEHCGGLNAREMSQQVLDSMDIEKERGITIKAQTVRLVYKAKNGNTYYLNLMDTPGHVDFSYEVSRSLAACEGSLLVVDSTQGVEAQTLANVYQAIANDHEIVPVLNKIDLAASEPEHVKKQIEDIIGIDASEAVLISAKNGIGIDSVLEAIINKLPSPKESSTDTLKALLVDSWYDPYLGVVILVRIIDGTLRKNMRVKMIGTNSVYTVEHVGFFTPKKHISDVLYAGEIGFFTASIKRVSDCKVGDTITDEKKSCEQALPGFKPNIPVVFCGFYPTDSAEFEHLKDSLAKLRLNDASFEYEMESSSALGVGFRCGFLGLLHLEIIQERLSREFNLDLITTAPSVIYKIYMLDGESLEIHNPADLPDLQKIASMEEPWIKATIMVPDEFIGTVLSLCKEKRGIQLDHSYISNRAKIVYKLPLNEIVYDFYDRLKSCSKGYASFEWQMDVYELSDLVNLRILVNGEVVDALSTIVHRSRAEQRGRALCVRLKDLIPRQQIDIAIQASVGNRIIARETIKALRKDVLSKCYGGDISRKRKLLEKQKAGKKKMRQYGNIEIPQSAFIAALQIGGE; encoded by the coding sequence ATGAATAATCAAAAATATATAAGGAATTTCTCAATAATTGCTCATATAGATCACGGTAAATCTACGTTAGCTGATAGGTTAATCGAGCATTGTGGAGGTTTGAATGCTAGGGAAATGAGTCAGCAAGTGTTAGATTCGATGGATATAGAGAAAGAGCGAGGTATTACTATTAAAGCCCAAACTGTACGGCTTGTATATAAAGCTAAAAACGGTAATACTTATTATTTGAATCTAATGGATACTCCAGGGCATGTTGATTTTTCATATGAGGTTAGTAGGTCCTTGGCTGCATGTGAAGGCTCGTTATTAGTCGTGGATAGCACTCAAGGCGTAGAGGCTCAAACTCTTGCAAATGTTTATCAAGCAATTGCGAATGATCATGAGATTGTACCAGTGCTTAACAAGATTGATTTAGCAGCTTCAGAACCTGAGCATGTTAAGAAGCAAATAGAGGATATAATTGGAATTGATGCAAGTGAAGCTGTCCTAATATCTGCTAAAAACGGTATAGGCATTGATTCAGTTCTAGAAGCAATAATCAATAAATTACCTTCCCCAAAAGAAAGTAGCACAGATACCTTAAAAGCATTACTGGTTGATAGTTGGTACGATCCATATCTTGGTGTAGTTATTTTGGTACGTATTATTGATGGTACTTTACGTAAAAATATGCGTGTTAAAATGATTGGGACAAATTCTGTTTATACTGTTGAGCATGTTGGTTTTTTTACTCCGAAAAAACATATTTCGGATGTTTTATATGCAGGGGAAATTGGTTTTTTTACAGCTTCGATAAAACGGGTATCAGATTGTAAAGTTGGTGATACTATAACTGATGAGAAAAAATCTTGCGAACAAGCACTACCTGGCTTTAAGCCGAATATACCCGTAGTGTTTTGTGGTTTTTATCCGACAGATAGTGCAGAATTTGAACATCTAAAGGACTCTTTAGCTAAATTACGTCTTAATGATGCCAGTTTTGAGTATGAAATGGAAAGCTCTTCAGCTCTTGGGGTAGGTTTTAGGTGTGGTTTTTTAGGGCTATTACATTTAGAGATAATACAAGAACGTTTAAGTAGAGAATTCAATTTAGATTTAATCACTACTGCTCCAAGTGTGATCTATAAAATCTATATGTTGGATGGTGAGAGCTTAGAAATTCATAACCCAGCCGATTTACCTGATTTGCAAAAAATAGCATCGATGGAAGAGCCATGGATTAAGGCAACTATAATGGTGCCGGATGAGTTTATAGGCACGGTATTATCGCTTTGTAAAGAAAAAAGAGGTATACAACTTGATCATAGCTATATATCAAATAGAGCTAAAATAGTTTATAAATTACCGTTAAATGAGATAGTTTATGATTTTTATGATCGTTTAAAAAGCTGTTCTAAAGGTTATGCAAGTTTTGAATGGCAAATGGATGTTTATGAACTTTCTGATCTTGTTAATCTTAGGATTTTAGTTAACGGTGAGGTTGTTGATGCGTTGTCAACTATAGTACACAGATCACGTGCGGAACAGCGTGGTAGGGCTTTATGCGTAAGATTAAAGGATTTAATACCAAGACAGCAAATTGATATAGCGATTCAAGCAAGTGTTGGTAATCGTATTATCGCTCGTGAAACTATTAAAGCACTACGTAAAGATGTGTTATCAAAATGTTATGGTGGTGATATAAGCCGTAAACGTAAGCTACTTGAGAAGCAAAAAGCAGGTAAAAAGAAAATGAGACAGTACGGTAATATAGAAATTCCACAATCTGCATTTATTGCAGCATTGCAAATTGGAGGTGAATAA